AGCACAGTTGAGATAGGCGCTGCGGTCGCTAGAGCAGTCGGCCAGCGCCCCATAAGTTCTGCACTCTACTCGCTGAGCGTCCAGTGGCATTCGCCATCACTCAGTGGACCTACCTCACTGAGGCTAGGCGCGAAGCCATCGACAGAGTTGCCAGAGTGCCAGAGGCATCACGCGCACTAGAGCACCAGCGCTAAGCCGGTGGATTGGGTGGACCCGGCGTCTTTGTAGGTTCAAAGTGAcattggattgattgattgattgaaccgagagaaaagagaagaggtcAAAGGTAACCCGAAGCCTCAAACTATCAAGTGTCGCACGAGGGGGACAAAGAATGGAGGGAGAGAGTGGGTGAGTGTATAACAGGTAGAAAGTCtcaggctggctggctgggttagtttctcttctctgtgtAACCACCGCGATAGTCTCTCAGCCATggatttcttctcctctgcagaataaaagaacaaaatcTTCAGCGGCCGGGCTCGCTAACACCAAAACAGGGCCACCTGCAGCTCTCTCACATCATCCTACCTGACCTTGCATGGACAAACGAAGAAAACGGCGCTACTGTCAATTTTTTCTCGTCTCGTTTGCCCGCAAAATGCAACCCTCGGGGCGCGACTTTGTGGGTTGCGCAGTTTTGGCACAGACTTGGACAAAAGCCTCACTCAAAGGACATGCATATCGCTCCCTCGTCAGTGACTCCGTTATACAGGGTTTCGTCGTTAGTTTGAGAACCTTTGGTGGGACATTGCTGCACGATTTTTTCTTGGCTTGTGCTCTCCATCTCAAAATCGCTCCCCGCCACCCCAAGAAAAACCCCGCGAGTAATGGGCTCCATCCAGCTgggagatttttttttctgcgcCGGCCGGAGTCAATTGCAGATTTCCTATCCAGAATTCAGCTGAGAGGCCGAAAATGGCTCTAGGCGAAGGCCAGTTTCCGCCCTGGccggttttttttttttaagtttgCTGCTGGCGTGGCAAATCAATCAGCAACCATGGGAGTTTCCCGTGTTCGACAGCCTCCAGCACACTCCACCagtttacttttttctttgtctttgtggTGTGGGCTGTGCAACCCTGCAGAGGCTTTTTCGCAGTTGAGTGTGAGCCTTGATGGTTCGCGAAATTCGTCATGACACGAAGTCACGTGGATGACGCGACACGTCTTTGTGTCTTAGTCAGCCGCCCAAAAGTCTGAATTCAGCCACAGCCTCGAGCTATTCTTAGCACCAGCTGGGTAAGGGTTTTCATGCCGCATTGGCAGCACGTGATCCATATTTCTTGGGATATCTCCACGAGGTGTTTAAGATACAAACAGAGTAGATGCTGCGAGAATCAGTACATGTTGTCTGATTCTAGGTATTCTATTTCATGGCGTCCATTGCATCGTGTGTTTCTACGAGATTCATTTACAACGGGCATCTATTGCCGGAAGTATTGTAACCGCTGCCCCTCCCCATCTTCATGAGACCTCGAACGGTGTGCGTAATATACACGCGCTACCCGCGCTCCGGCTCGTCTCCGCCAACCGCTTGTAGCCCATACGCTCCTCCGTCTAGAATGACTCCTTCGTTATTGTCCAAGTCGTCTTGAACCCTTCTCCATCCCTTGCTGCGACTGCTTCGGCCCTCTGCCTCGGcccctttgcctttggcATCATAGATAGGCCTCATCACGGCCCCCAGGAGCGGATTTGTACTGAATGCCCCGCCGGCGTTCCTGTTTCCAGACGTCTCTTGTAGGATACCAGAGTCGACATActgagcttcatcttcttctggtgTGACTGGGCGTTCAACAGGTGCAACGGTCTTTATAACTCGACGACCAGCAAGATCGATGCTAATAActtgctgccgcttctcGTATTCTGGCCGTGCGTTCCATTCCATCTCTCGCATGATTTTCTGCTGTCTCTTCAACTCTTTTGCTCGTTCTTCGGGCGTCGCCCACATGCTGCCCATTCCACCCATGGCACCCGATACGTCAAAATCTGCCGCTTCATCTCTCACCGTCGTTCGCTTGGCGTTTTGTGCTTGAAAGTTGAGCAGCTTATCTCGATGGTCTCGTGCTTTGGCAGCCGCTTCAGACAGTGATGGAGCATCGCTGTCCAACCCTCGCGGCGGCGTAAACGGTGCGGGTGTCTTGGCCACATCTGCCCTGCGATGAGCTGCTGCATTCGCCGCCATCTTTTCCCTGCCACGCTCGTCCTTGAGTTCTCTGACCATGGCTTGGATTTCGTCGGAACTTAGCAGTGGTGTTCCACAGAATGTACATGGCCCCAAGCCTTCCTTCAAGCAGATTACCTTTCCGCAAGAAAGACAGTTGGGGGCCGCAgcttgaagaggatgccTGGCTGCCACGCAATTGCATTTCCTTGACTTGGCGTCCTTCTCTAGCGTTGGGTTTGTCGTAATCTCTAGAGATCGGATGGCAGCATCCAGGTCGGCCAATGCCGTAGATTGGCCTGCCATTGGCACTCCTCCTGAGATTGAAATCTTGGTGACATTTCCGCTGTTGGCCGGCTTTGGCGTCGACGTACGAGAAACTGGCGTAGACTTAggctttgacttttttggATCGTCCGATATGAGATAGCCAGCCGCTGTAGAATTTGATTGCTTTGGTGCAGGCGCCTCAACCTTGGTGGGTTGTGCCGCCTTTTTAACAGTTGGTTCCTTGATGAGAGGTCTTGCTGGCGAGGCTGTCCTTGACGGGCGATTGCTGTTCGGCGCACTGGATCGCTGAGATATGTACTCTAGATCAGAATCCTTTTTATTGTATGCCTTTCCAGCTGGACCAGCATAGTCTTCAACTTTTCGAGCCTCTGGGGTGTGTATCggcgccttcttcttcttgggccCTCTGGTCGATTTCGGAACGGCGTCTATTGTTTCAGAAGCGACAGGTTTGGAAGCTTTGAACGAAGCTTTTGATGTCGAAGCGGCTGGAGGGGCTGGAGCAGCTGCGGGAGCCGCGGGATCTTTTCGACGACCGTTGAAGGTGGATATAAAATCGATTACGGCAGGCGAATCGCCGAGGAGGTTGCTGAAGTGTGTGACGGCTTCGGGTTTTGAGAGTGTCGAGGCATAGTCGAGAACTTGCTGTAGTTCCTCATCTGGCAGCGGGAGCAGCTGGGCGAGCTGGTAGATGGACATTGAGGCAACGATTTCAACAGTTTTACGTTGTGTTGGTTATGTGTATAGAAGCTGGATGTTGAATTGGGCGCAGGTATTGAATTGTGTGTCACTGTTACCGAGCTCGATATGGAGGGGCGCAAGTCAAACAAAGCTCCAAGCTGTTGGTCTTTATCGGTGGATGCATGGACTTATCTGTAGCGGCAAATGAGTCATGCCGAAAAGAGACATTGCATCAATTTACATGGACTAAAATCTGGGGAAGCAGGCCACTCAGGGTGAGTACCGGCTGATTGCATTTCATGTTATTGCATTATTAAAGATTGTCAGTCAAATCAATGTTTTGGTTACGTAGAGACGGTAGAGTGCCACTGGTTAGCATCATAATGGTGGGGTTGGAAGTGGGAAGCGATCCCAgcccagcttcagcctctgTTCCCGGCGCATTCGCTCCATGCTTCACCGATACCCGCGTCGATATGTATGTAGGCCGCTCGCTAATTTGAATTTATAGCCTGCTCAGTGCTAGGTGATGTATAATTACAGCCACAAACGTGGCTCCTTGGCATTAAGTTGATGTGTTGTAAGCATATCGACACACTATTCAACATATAGTAGTTGTTTAAGAgacactcacacacacacaccaacTTaaaccaacaacacaacaccaCACAATCcccatcctctccaacccGCTTACGTCTTCCGTCAGCCGGCCAAAATGACGAGATCTGTAGCATCCCGGACATCTCGCTCCAGCGGCTCCTCTGGAACAAAACAAAGCCCGCAATTCCCTCCCATTGCCTCCCTCCGGCCGGTCCGTTGAGCTTGTGCCTGTCCGAGAGCCGCCCTTCACCCAATGCGGGAACTTGGCCCCATCCAGCAAGTTCAGCCGGGAAATCCCGGATTATAGCCGGCCTTGAGCCACAGCCGTTGCGCATTTTGTCCTCACCAGCTACAAGAACCCTCACCATCCTCAGCGCCGAAACCTTTTCCTGCTCTCCACCAACCGCCCCAATCCCTTCTGTCCTTGGATCAATTCCTCGCATCTCTCTTTAGATCATCATGTTGGCTTCCAGAATCCAGCGCAGGGctttctctgcctctgcccGCAACGTATGAGCCCTTtgcccccctcccccgcctGTTCTTCCTGTCTCAACGCCCAAAACTCTGTCTTGTATACCTGATCGTGTGTGTGCTGACCAGCTGCTCTTTGGTGTATTAGCTGTCCAAGGTCGCTGTCCTCGGTGCTGCCGGTGGCATTggccagcctctctctcttctcctcaagctcaacacCCGCGTCACTGAGCTTGCTCTGTACGATATCCGTGGCGGACCTGGTAAGTCCACGTTGCTCCCCCTTGCGCCAATTTTCCTCGGGCATTCTCTTCCGGGCCTCCCAAAAGTGTCAATGGGCTAAccgtctcttttctcttgcttgcttgcaggTGTCGCCGCTGACATCTCCCACGTCAACACCAAGTCCACCGTCAAGGGCTATGAGGCCACCCCCagcggccttgctgccgccCTCAAGGGCTCCGACATCGTCCTGATTCCCGCTGGTGTCCCCCGTAAGCCCGGCATGACCCGTGACGatctcttcaacaccaacgcCTCCATCGTCCGCGacctggccaaggctgttgcCGAGTCCGCCCCCGAGGCcaagctcctcatcatctccaacccCGTCAACTCCACCGTCCCCATCTGCGCCGAGGTCTTCAAGGCCCGCGGTGTCTACAACCCCAAGAAGCTCTTCGGTGTCACCACCCTCGACGTTGTCCGAGCTAGCCGCTTCGTCTCCGAGATCAAGGGCACTGACCCCAAGGACGAGAAGATCACCGTCATCGGTGGTCACTCTGGTGTCACCATCGTTCCTCTCTTCAGCCAGAGCAACCACCCCGACCTCTCCTCCAACGCCGAGCTCGTCAACCGTGTCCAGTTCGGTGGTGACGAGgtcgtcaaggccaaggacggTGCCGGCTCTGCCACCCTCTCCATGGCTTTCGCTGGTGCCCGCATGGCCGATGCTCTCCTCCGCGCCGCCGACGGCGAGAAGGGCGTCATTGAGCCCACCTTTGTCGAGTCTC
Above is a genomic segment from Trichoderma breve strain T069 chromosome 6, whole genome shotgun sequence containing:
- a CDS encoding putative zinc finger motif, c2HC5-type domain-containing protein, which encodes MSIYQLAQLLPLPDEELQQVLDYASTLSKPEAVTHFSNLLGDSPAVIDFISTFNGRRKDPAAPAAAPAPPAASTSKASGPKKKKAPIHTPEARKVEDYAGPAGKAYNKKDSDLEYISQRSSAPNSNRPSRTASPARPLIKEPTVKKAAQPTKVEAPAPKQSNSTAAGYLISDDPKKSKPKSTPVSRGVPMAGQSTALADLDAAIRSLEITTNPTLEKDAKSRKCNCVAARHPLQAAAPNCLSCGKVICLKEGLGPCTFCGTPLLSSDEIQAMVRELKDERGREKMAANAAAHRRADVAKTPAPFTPPRGLDSDAPSLSEAAAKARDHRDKLLNFQAQNAKRTTVRDEAADFDVSGAMGGMGSMWATPEERAKELKRQQKIMREMEWNARPEYEKRQQVISIDLAGRRVIKTVAPVERPVTPEEDEAQYVDSGILQETSGNRNAGGAFSTNPLLGAVMRPIYDAKGKGAEAEGRSSRSKGWRRVQDDLDNNEGVILDGGAYGLQAVGGDEPERG
- a CDS encoding lactate/malate dehydrogenase, NAD binding domain-containing protein, whose protein sequence is MLASRIQRRAFSASARNLSKVAVLGAAGGIGQPLSLLLKLNTRVTELALYDIRGGPGVAADISHVNTKSTVKGYEATPSGLAAALKGSDIVLIPAGVPRKPGMTRDDLFNTNASIVRDLAKAVAESAPEAKLLIISNPVNSTVPICAEVFKARGVYNPKKLFGVTTLDVVRASRFVSEIKGTDPKDEKITVIGGHSGVTIVPLFSQSNHPDLSSNAELVNRVQFGGDEVVKAKDGAGSATLSMAFAGARMADALLRAADGEKGVIEPTFVESPLYKDQGIEFFSTNVELGPDGVEKIHPIGKIDANEQKLVEACLGDLKKNIAKGVAFVQENPGN